A single Arcobacter sp. FWKO B DNA region contains:
- a CDS encoding Bro-N domain-containing protein, with protein sequence MQKIQLFESKKIRSHWDEEAEFWYFSINDVIEVLTQSANPRKYWSVLKTRLKSEGSELATNCSQLKMQASDGKMRLTDVATTEQLLRLIQSIPSPQAEPFKIWLAKVGYERIEALQDPEKSIDQAMQDYLSLGYSEKWINQRLKSIEVRKELTDEWKARGVEEGMEFALLTDIISKAWSGHTTHEYKKLKNLKKENLRDNMTNLELVLNMLAEATTAEISKEKKPNGLEASKKVAKQGGTIAGDTRKAIEKKTGKKVITPINAKSLLQDHKK encoded by the coding sequence ATGCAAAAAATACAACTTTTTGAATCAAAAAAAATACGAAGTCATTGGGATGAAGAAGCTGAATTTTGGTATTTTAGTATCAATGATGTCATAGAAGTTTTAACCCAAAGTGCAAATCCAAGAAAATACTGGAGTGTTTTAAAAACACGTCTTAAAAGCGAAGGAAGTGAACTGGCTACAAATTGTAGCCAGTTGAAAATGCAAGCTTCAGACGGCAAAATGAGGCTTACGGATGTAGCTACTACTGAGCAACTTTTACGATTGATTCAATCTATTCCTTCACCTCAGGCAGAACCGTTTAAAATATGGCTTGCAAAAGTAGGATATGAGAGAATTGAAGCGTTACAAGACCCTGAAAAATCTATTGACCAAGCGATGCAAGATTATCTTAGTTTGGGTTATTCGGAGAAGTGGATCAATCAAAGACTCAAAAGTATCGAAGTACGAAAAGAGCTCACTGATGAGTGGAAAGCTAGGGGTGTAGAGGAAGGCATGGAATTTGCTCTTTTGACTGACATTATCTCAAAAGCATGGAGTGGTCACACCACACATGAGTACAAAAAGTTAAAAAATCTTAAGAAAGAAAACTTGCGAGATAATATGACAAACTTAGAATTAGTACTTAATATGTTAGCTGAAGCAACCACGGCAGAAATTTCAAAAGAGAAAAAGCCAAATGGACTTGAAGCGAGCAAAAAAGTTGCTAAACAAGGCGGTACGATTGCAGGAGATACGCGAAAAGCAATAGAAAAAAAGACAGGAAAAAAAGTAATTACACCAATAAATGCAAAAAGTTTATTGCAAGACCATAAAAAATGA
- the cas4 gene encoding CRISPR-associated protein Cas4: MITGTLINYYFHCQTQCWLHANRINLEDNSEDVRIGKVLHEIKEEKSKQAEIKIDNIKIDRITKDYLIEFKKSDSDPQAVKWQVLLYLYKLKQKGIQRLGKIEYFEKNKEQKSEILELDEANEEELLKVLDAIEKLISSATPPPPKFENKCKKCAYYEYCFI, translated from the coding sequence ATGATCACAGGCACCCTAATAAACTACTATTTCCACTGCCAAACCCAGTGTTGGCTCCACGCCAACCGTATAAACCTAGAAGATAATTCCGAAGATGTGCGTATCGGCAAGGTACTTCACGAAATCAAAGAGGAAAAATCCAAACAAGCAGAGATAAAAATAGACAATATCAAAATAGACCGTATCACGAAAGATTATCTTATAGAATTCAAAAAAAGTGATTCAGACCCGCAAGCCGTGAAGTGGCAAGTATTGCTGTATCTTTATAAATTGAAACAAAAAGGGATACAAAGGCTTGGTAAAATAGAATATTTTGAGAAGAACAAAGAACAAAAAAGTGAGATTTTGGAGCTTGATGAGGCAAATGAAGAAGAGTTGTTAAAAGTTTTGGATGCTATCGAAAAATTGATTTCATCGGCTACACCACCGCCTCCAAAGTTTGAAAATAAGTGCAAAAAATGTGCTTATTATGAGTATTGTTTTATTTAG
- the cas1b gene encoding type I-B CRISPR-associated endonuclease Cas1b, protein MAKNHTRYIFSMGELKRKDNSIAFINEKGNFYIPIEDTREIYCINEVSFNTKFLDFVAKAGITIHFFNYHGNYSGSFYPKDYLVSGTLTIKQSIVFIENRLNIAKNIVKTIAANIYEVLYHYYRHDKKELKPVLDWLKNDADKFISKDITIEQLLFIEGQIWNRFYDSFQYFLPEDFVMNKRVKRPPDNPINALVSFGNTLLYTKTISSIYHTHLNQSISFLHSPGEGRFSLSLDLSEVFKPVIVFKTIFDLVGRKQLQVQKHFDKNLNYALLNEDGKKIFINAFEERINETFMHPKLKRKVSLKHCIKLDGYKLIKHIVEGREFVPFSLKDKM, encoded by the coding sequence ATGGCAAAAAATCATACAAGATATATTTTTTCGATGGGTGAGTTAAAACGCAAAGACAATTCCATAGCGTTTATAAACGAAAAGGGGAACTTTTATATTCCTATTGAGGATACTAGGGAGATTTATTGTATAAATGAAGTGAGTTTCAATACCAAATTTCTAGATTTTGTGGCAAAAGCAGGGATAACTATACATTTTTTTAACTATCACGGTAACTATAGCGGAAGTTTTTATCCAAAAGATTATTTAGTAAGTGGAACTTTGACAATAAAACAATCTATCGTATTTATTGAAAATAGACTTAATATAGCAAAAAATATAGTAAAAACAATAGCTGCAAATATTTATGAGGTTTTGTATCATTATTATAGACACGATAAAAAGGAGTTGAAACCTGTCTTAGATTGGCTTAAAAATGACGCTGATAAGTTTATCTCTAAAGATATAACTATAGAACAACTTCTTTTTATAGAAGGTCAGATTTGGAATAGGTTTTATGATAGTTTCCAGTATTTCTTACCTGAAGATTTCGTTATGAACAAAAGAGTCAAAAGACCGCCTGATAATCCGATAAATGCACTTGTAAGCTTCGGAAACACATTGCTTTATACAAAAACTATAAGTAGTATTTATCATACACATCTAAATCAATCTATTAGTTTCTTGCATAGTCCTGGGGAAGGTAGGTTTAGCTTGAGTTTGGATTTGAGTGAAGTGTTTAAGCCAGTGATTGTTTTTAAAACTATTTTTGATTTGGTTGGGAGAAAACAACTTCAAGTGCAAAAACATTTTGATAAGAATCTTAATTATGCACTTTTAAACGAAGATGGGAAAAAGATATTTATCAACGCCTTTGAAGAAAGGATAAATGAAACTTTTATGCACCCAAAACTCAAAAGAAAAGTTTCTTTGAAACATTGTATAAAGTTAGATGGTTATAAGCTGATAAAACATATAGTCGAGGGTAGGGAGTTTGTCCCTTTTAGCCTTAAGGATAAGATGTGA
- the cas2 gene encoding CRISPR-associated endonuclease Cas2 — MKKGVTITNHNYVFLFYDIADEFSEKGKYRVAKVFKICKKYLKHHQKSIFRGNITPSNQLTLEKELKKVIDKDLDFITIIKVLNSGSFEEMTIGTQKKETESIFI; from the coding sequence GTGAAAAAAGGTGTAACTATAACAAATCACAATTATGTATTTTTGTTTTATGATATTGCAGATGAGTTTAGTGAAAAAGGTAAATATAGAGTTGCCAAAGTATTTAAAATTTGCAAAAAATACCTAAAACATCATCAAAAATCAATTTTTAGAGGCAACATAACTCCATCAAATCAACTTACTTTAGAAAAAGAGCTTAAAAAAGTGATAGACAAAGATTTGGATTTTATAACAATAATCAAAGTTTTAAATAGTGGAAGTTTTGAAGAAATGACAATCGGAACTCAAAAAAAAGAAACAGAATCTATTTTTATATGA